CCGCGGCGAGCGTGCCGCACAGCTGCGCGAGCGGCAGCGGAAAGCCCGCGTGCACCAGGCCGACGGTGACGTAGGCGCCGCACATGATGAATTCGCCATGCGCCATGTTGATCACGCCCATCATCCCGAACACGATGGCCAGGCCGGCCGCCGAAAGAATGAGGAACGCGAACACGTCGGCGAACTGGTAGAAGAACGAGAAGATTTCGGCGAACACCGCTGCTCCCTGCTGGACCGGTCGATCGGAGGCGTCAGAGCTTCTTGGGCAGGTCCGACGGCGTGTACTGCTTGCGGTCGTTCTTCTTGGTCAGGTCGCAGCCGATCTGGCCCAGCCAGTACGGCTGGATCGTTCCGTAGTCCTTGAGGACCTTCACGTTGTGCTTCTCGTCCACTGCGATGAGGCGCATCTCGTGCGAGGCATGCTGGCTCTTGGGGTCGATGCACACCTTGCCTTCGGCCGCCTCGATGCAGGCCTCGCCCGCGGCGATCACCTTGCGAATGTCCGCCAGCTTGGTCGACTTGGCCTTCTCGACCATCGTCTTGTACATGTAGAGCGCGTTGTAGGCGTTGTAGCCCATGTCATTGATATAGGGCTCGTTCGGGAACTTGGCGTGCCAGCGCTTCTTGAACTCGTTGGCCGCGGGGGTGTCGATCTCCTCGAACCAGTTGGCCGTGGCGTGCATGCGGTTGAGCGCGGGCGGCGCGAAGCGCTTGTGCTCGAAGCCCAGCATGACCTTCACCGAGGAGCCCATCGGCAGGTTCAGCTTGGCGGCCGCGGCCTGCTCGAAGAACGAGTCCTGCGCGGCGCCCACGTTGAGCATCAGCAGCCAGTCGGGCTTGGCCTTCTGGATGTTCTGGATGGTCTGCGCGAACTGCGAGACGCCCAGCGGAATGAATTCTTCCCCGACCACCGTGCCGCCCACGTCCTTGAGGATCGTGCGGTTCCACTCGGCGGAGATCTGGCCGAAGTTGTAGTCGGCGGCGACCACGTAGACCTTCTTGCCGAACTTCTCGACCATGTACGGAATGAGCGTGGAGAACTGCTGCTCGGGCACCGCGCCCATGCTGATCATGTTCGCATCGCACACGCCGCCTTCGTACTGGTTGGTATAGAAGTACGGCGTCTGCGTGCGGTCGACGATCGGGCGAATGGCTTCACGCGAGGCCGAGGTGATGCCGCCGATCAGCACGTCCACCTTGTCCTTGCTCAGGAGACGCCGCGTGAACTCCTGGTAGCGCGCGTTGTCGCCCTGCGGGTCCAGGTGGATGAGCTCGATCTGCCGGCCCAGGATGCCGCCGGCCTTGTTGATCTCTTCCACCGCCAGTTGCGAGCCGTTCAGCTTGGGCTTGCCCAGCACGGCGAGGTCGCCCGAGACGTCTTCCATCAGGCCGACCTTCAACGGCTCGGCCGCCAGGGCCGCGGTCGCGGCGGTGGCCAGCACCATCGTGCAGCCCAGGGAGAAAAGCGCGTGACTTAGTTTCATGGTGATGTGCTTTCAGGAGAAGGAAAAAGAAAAGAAAGGAAAGCGGGAAGCCACGGCGGCTCAGAGCGCCGGGTGCCGGCGGTGCCAGTCGGTGACCTGCTGGAAGGCCGCGCCGGCGCGCACCAGCAGCGCCTCGTCGAAATGCCGCGCGACGAACTGGAACGCCACGGGCATGCCGCCCGCGGTGAAGCCGCCGGGCAGCGTGATGGTCGGGCTGCCGGTCATGTCGAACGGGCAGGTGTAGCGCAGCATCGCGGCCATGAGGTCGGCATCGACGCCCATCTGCGCCATGCGCTCCATGGTCGGCGAGGCGATGCCGGTGGCGGGGATCAGGAGCAGGTCGATGTCCTCGAACATCGCCCTCACCTTGCCGCTGAAGTCGTGGCGGCGCAGCACGATCTTCTGGTAGTCCACGCCGCGCTGTGCGAGGCCCAGGTCGATGAGGCCTGCGACCGCCGGGCCGTA
This region of Variovorax sp. RKNM96 genomic DNA includes:
- a CDS encoding urea ABC transporter substrate-binding protein, which codes for MKLSHALFSLGCTMVLATAATAALAAEPLKVGLMEDVSGDLAVLGKPKLNGSQLAVEEINKAGGILGRQIELIHLDPQGDNARYQEFTRRLLSKDKVDVLIGGITSASREAIRPIVDRTQTPYFYTNQYEGGVCDANMISMGAVPEQQFSTLIPYMVEKFGKKVYVVAADYNFGQISAEWNRTILKDVGGTVVGEEFIPLGVSQFAQTIQNIQKAKPDWLLMLNVGAAQDSFFEQAAAAKLNLPMGSSVKVMLGFEHKRFAPPALNRMHATANWFEEIDTPAANEFKKRWHAKFPNEPYINDMGYNAYNALYMYKTMVEKAKSTKLADIRKVIAAGEACIEAAEGKVCIDPKSQHASHEMRLIAVDEKHNVKVLKDYGTIQPYWLGQIGCDLTKKNDRKQYTPSDLPKKL